A window from Sinanaerobacter sp. ZZT-01 encodes these proteins:
- a CDS encoding 3-oxoacid CoA-transferase subunit B codes for MGDIKERIAKRVAKEIKDGYVLNLGIGLPTLVANYLPEGVDVTVHSENGFLGLGPAPDAGKEDTYLVNAGGQYVSILPGGMFFDSATSFGIIRGKHVDASILGALEVDEKGNLANWIVPGKMVPGMGGAMDLVVGAKRVIIAMTHTAKGAPKILKKCTLPLTAVGVVNEIVTEMGVIEVTPEGLLLTELHPDYTIEQIQAVTEAELAISPNLKKMED; via the coding sequence ATGGGAGATATAAAAGAGCGCATTGCAAAAAGAGTTGCAAAAGAAATTAAAGATGGCTATGTCCTTAACTTAGGAATCGGCCTTCCAACACTGGTTGCAAACTATCTTCCAGAAGGAGTTGATGTGACCGTACATTCCGAAAATGGGTTCCTCGGTCTCGGCCCAGCGCCAGACGCAGGAAAAGAAGATACCTATTTGGTCAATGCCGGCGGACAATATGTCTCAATTTTACCTGGCGGCATGTTCTTTGATAGCGCAACATCTTTCGGTATCATTCGTGGAAAACATGTAGATGCTTCTATTCTTGGCGCTTTAGAGGTTGATGAAAAAGGAAATCTCGCAAACTGGATTGTTCCTGGAAAGATGGTACCTGGTATGGGTGGTGCGATGGATCTTGTGGTCGGTGCAAAAAGAGTTATCATTGCAATGACACATACTGCAAAGGGAGCTCCTAAAATACTGAAAAAATGCACACTTCCATTGACCGCTGTTGGCGTCGTCAATGAAATTGTAACTGAAATGGGTGTAATCGAAGTTACACCGGAAGGACTTCTATTAACCGAGCTTCATCCTGATTATACCATCGAGCAGATTCAAGCAGTAACAGAGGCAGAATTAGCTATTAGTCCAAACCTTAAAAAAATGGAAGATTAA
- a CDS encoding flavoprotein gives MLKENLEKMIEEVLITYIAERVMEKIANRDKKILLIFTGSPVNLDEALTQLSKLGEKGFTFHVFLSESAKLLLDYAKIEQRLHPIFVDEKDCKIPELFLREFDAVIVPTMTRNTAAKIACGIADNPASRFLSNALLKGKKVVIAIDGCCPDHKKNAENGYQMKEAFKVQLRDNMKKLASFGAYLTTAECLYESAVLKIVQRQAIDEKEYEKTVDDKRAECKVLSNKVVGNVDIVINSGYQKIIIGRNSLVTRLAEDTAKKNKIQLIRE, from the coding sequence ATGTTGAAAGAAAATTTGGAAAAAATGATTGAAGAGGTTCTTATTACATATATAGCCGAAAGAGTAATGGAAAAAATAGCGAATCGAGATAAAAAAATACTGCTTATTTTTACAGGTTCACCTGTGAACTTAGACGAAGCTTTGACTCAATTATCTAAGCTAGGAGAAAAAGGATTCACCTTTCATGTATTCCTATCAGAAAGTGCCAAGCTTCTCTTAGATTACGCAAAGATAGAACAGAGACTGCATCCGATTTTTGTTGATGAAAAGGATTGTAAAATACCAGAACTTTTCCTAAGAGAGTTTGATGCAGTAATCGTTCCAACCATGACTAGAAACACAGCGGCCAAAATAGCCTGCGGAATTGCAGACAATCCAGCGTCTCGATTCCTGTCAAATGCATTGCTGAAGGGAAAAAAAGTAGTGATTGCGATAGACGGCTGCTGCCCGGATCATAAAAAAAATGCGGAAAATGGGTATCAAATGAAAGAAGCATTCAAGGTACAGTTAAGAGACAATATGAAGAAATTGGCCTCTTTTGGAGCTTATTTGACAACCGCAGAGTGTTTGTATGAGAGTGCTGTTTTAAAAATAGTTCAAAGACAGGCAATTGATGAAAAAGAGTACGAAAAGACTGTAGACGATAAAAGGGCAGAGTGTAAAGTGCTTTCCAATAAGGTGGTTGGAAACGTAGATATTGTAATCAATTCAGGCTATCAAAAGATTATTATAGGCAGAAATTCACTTGTAACCAGATTAGCAGAGGATACCGCTAAAAAAAATAAGATACAGTTAATTAGAGAGTGA
- the eutJ gene encoding ethanolamine utilization protein EutJ, which yields MEYDLLKCNELLSEFARLVRNKTFNAYEGKLKCGVDLGTANIVLSVVDEHNRPVAGATYHSTVVRDGIVVDYIGACKAVEILKHQIEQMLGVTLQKAATAIPPGIIDGNRKAIANVVEAAGFQVTNVVDEPTAAATVIGLQDGAVVDVGGGTTGISILKKGKVIYTNDEATGGTHMTLVLAGFNKSTIEEAEALKKDLVQEGDIFPVVKPVVEKMASIIKNYLSGFHVNRIYVVGGASCFSDFEKVFENFIGIPTVKPVEPLLVTPLGIAMNSII from the coding sequence GTGGAATATGATTTGTTAAAATGCAACGAATTGTTAAGTGAATTTGCGAGGCTTGTCCGCAATAAAACGTTCAATGCTTACGAAGGAAAGTTGAAATGTGGTGTTGATTTAGGTACAGCAAATATTGTGTTGTCAGTAGTGGATGAACACAATAGGCCCGTTGCAGGAGCAACGTATCATTCCACAGTTGTAAGAGATGGGATCGTCGTCGACTATATCGGGGCATGTAAAGCTGTAGAAATTTTAAAACACCAGATTGAACAAATGCTTGGTGTTACGTTACAAAAAGCAGCTACAGCAATCCCGCCCGGAATTATTGATGGCAATAGAAAAGCAATTGCTAATGTGGTAGAGGCTGCGGGTTTTCAGGTGACAAATGTTGTCGATGAGCCCACCGCAGCAGCTACTGTCATTGGACTACAGGATGGTGCAGTAGTCGATGTGGGAGGCGGAACGACCGGTATCAGTATTTTGAAAAAAGGTAAAGTCATTTATACAAATGATGAAGCAACCGGAGGAACGCATATGACTCTAGTGCTTGCCGGATTTAATAAAAGTACGATTGAAGAAGCGGAAGCTTTAAAAAAGGATTTAGTTCAAGAGGGAGATATTTTTCCGGTTGTAAAGCCTGTCGTCGAGAAAATGGCATCTATAATAAAGAACTACTTAAGTGGATTTCATGTAAACCGCATTTACGTAGTCGGTGGTGCCAGCTGTTTCAGCGATTTTGAAAAGGTATTTGAGAATTTCATTGGCATTCCAACGGTAAAGCCAGTAGAACCACTATTGGTAACACCGCTTGGAATTGCGATGAACAGTATCATTTAG
- the rny gene encoding ribonuclease Y, whose amino-acid sequence MRCMIINPIIAVIIGIFALAFGLLAGYIFRKNVGERAIGSAEQKARNMILDAENKSETIKKEITLEAKEEAHRMRSEVEREVRERRAEIQRSEKRLIQKEESIDRKVENIERKEESITRKEQILIDKEHELDGFISKQIEELERISGYTVEEAKQLLLSNVEKEVRYEASLLIKDIESKAKEEGEKRAKEIITGAIQRCAADHVAETTVSVVPLPNDEMKGRIIGREGRNIRAIETLTGIDLIIDDTPEAVILSGFDPVRREIARLSLEKLIVDGRIHPARIEEMVEKAEREVNNIIKEEGEAATFEVGIHNLHPELIKLLGRLKYRTSYGQNVLKHSIEVAHLAGLMAGELGMDVKLAKRAGLLHDIGKAVDHEVEGTHVDIGIDLLKKYKESEAVINGMAAHHGDYEPKSMEAVLIAAADALSAARPGARRETLDTYIKRLQKLEEIANTTPGVDKSFAIQAGREIRIIAKPDEMSDDSIVFLAREISKKIESELEYPGQIKVNVIRETRAIDYAK is encoded by the coding sequence ATGAGGTGCATGATTATTAACCCAATTATTGCAGTGATAATTGGAATCTTTGCCTTAGCTTTCGGACTTTTAGCCGGATATATATTCAGAAAAAATGTTGGTGAGCGAGCCATTGGCAGTGCCGAACAAAAAGCAAGGAATATGATCCTCGATGCGGAAAACAAATCGGAAACGATTAAAAAAGAAATTACGTTGGAAGCAAAAGAAGAAGCTCATCGCATGAGAAGCGAGGTAGAGCGTGAGGTTCGAGAGAGAAGAGCAGAAATCCAAAGATCCGAAAAAAGATTGATCCAAAAAGAAGAATCTATAGATCGTAAAGTCGAAAATATTGAAAGAAAAGAAGAAAGCATTACACGCAAAGAGCAAATATTAATAGACAAAGAGCATGAACTGGATGGCTTTATTTCAAAGCAGATTGAAGAGTTGGAGCGGATTTCAGGTTATACGGTGGAAGAAGCAAAGCAATTATTATTATCTAATGTTGAAAAAGAAGTTCGTTATGAAGCGTCACTTTTGATTAAAGATATTGAATCGAAAGCAAAAGAAGAAGGTGAAAAACGAGCAAAGGAAATTATTACCGGAGCAATTCAACGATGTGCTGCTGATCATGTGGCAGAGACAACGGTTTCTGTCGTACCGCTTCCGAATGATGAAATGAAAGGAAGAATTATAGGAAGAGAAGGGCGAAACATTCGTGCAATTGAAACGCTGACTGGAATTGATTTAATTATTGATGATACGCCGGAGGCGGTTATCCTTTCTGGGTTTGATCCGGTCAGACGTGAAATAGCCCGCTTATCATTAGAAAAATTAATTGTAGATGGACGTATTCATCCTGCAAGAATTGAAGAGATGGTTGAAAAAGCGGAACGTGAAGTCAACAATATTATAAAGGAAGAGGGCGAAGCCGCTACCTTTGAAGTAGGGATTCACAATCTTCATCCAGAACTGATTAAGCTTTTAGGACGATTGAAATATCGCACAAGTTATGGACAAAATGTATTAAAGCATTCGATTGAAGTAGCACACTTAGCTGGACTTATGGCAGGTGAACTGGGGATGGATGTAAAACTGGCAAAGCGTGCTGGATTACTTCATGATATTGGTAAAGCAGTCGACCATGAAGTAGAAGGAACACACGTTGACATCGGTATTGATTTACTGAAGAAATACAAAGAATCCGAAGCTGTTATCAATGGTATGGCAGCACATCATGGAGATTACGAACCGAAGAGCATGGAAGCTGTACTGATTGCAGCAGCAGATGCACTCTCCGCAGCAAGACCGGGTGCGAGAAGAGAAACGCTCGATACATATATCAAGCGTTTGCAAAAGCTAGAAGAGATTGCAAATACCACTCCAGGTGTAGATAAATCCTTTGCAATTCAAGCTGGACGTGAAATTCGTATTATCGCAAAGCCAGATGAGATGTCAGATGATTCGATTGTGTTCCTAGCTAGAGAAATCAGTAAAAAGATTGAAAGTGAACTGGAATATCCTGGACAGATTAAAGTAAATGTAATTCGGGAGACTAGAGCAATTGATTACGCGAAATAA
- a CDS encoding EutN/CcmL family microcompartment protein: MYLAKVVGTVVSTRKDDNLIGNKMLLVKKLTDDMEVVGRTEIAVDTVGAGTGEIVIISMGSSAKYALGNTKSPVDATIVGIVDSVELNI; the protein is encoded by the coding sequence ATGTATTTGGCAAAAGTAGTTGGAACAGTCGTTTCAACACGGAAGGACGATAATTTAATCGGAAACAAGATGCTGCTTGTAAAAAAATTAACCGACGATATGGAAGTAGTTGGAAGAACCGAGATTGCAGTCGATACCGTTGGAGCAGGCACTGGTGAAATTGTTATTATTTCGATGGGAAGTTCCGCAAAGTATGCTCTAGGAAATACCAAGTCACCGGTAGATGCAACGATTGTAGGTATTGTAGATTCTGTAGAATTAAATATATAG
- a CDS encoding BMC domain-containing protein, whose protein sequence is MGQSLGLLELKSIPVGIETADEMLKAANVDLLLATPICPGKYVIIISGNVGAVKSSMNAGIHKADIFLVGSHIINNINESLPAAILGTSEVTSVSALGIIETISALTAVKAGDIAVKASNIQLIEVRIARGLGGKGFLIFTGEVSSVNSAVNSCLNELKETGEITSYSVISSPHKDLIKSVL, encoded by the coding sequence ATGGGGCAATCATTAGGATTATTGGAATTAAAGAGCATTCCCGTAGGGATCGAGACGGCTGATGAAATGCTGAAAGCTGCAAATGTTGATTTACTGCTTGCTACACCGATCTGCCCCGGGAAGTACGTCATTATTATATCCGGTAATGTAGGTGCTGTAAAAAGCTCGATGAATGCAGGTATTCATAAAGCAGATATTTTTTTGGTAGGGAGTCATATTATAAATAATATAAACGAATCACTGCCAGCTGCAATTTTAGGAACGTCCGAAGTAACATCGGTTTCAGCGCTTGGCATTATTGAAACGATTTCCGCATTGACTGCGGTAAAAGCGGGAGATATTGCAGTGAAGGCTTCCAATATTCAATTGATCGAAGTCAGAATTGCAAGAGGTTTGGGAGGAAAGGGTTTTCTTATTTTTACAGGCGAAGTGTCTTCCGTAAATTCTGCGGTAAATTCTTGTTTGAATGAACTGAAAGAGACCGGAGAGATCACCAGCTATAGTGTAATCTCTTCACCTCATAAAGACTTAATAAAAAGTGTTTTGTGA
- a CDS encoding aldehyde dehydrogenase family protein, with product MNIDVKMIEELVKKVIESVGEEASMQNEDYNYGIFDHMGDAVEAAATAQKKYLNCSMSNRAEYVEVIRNVVLKKENLEFISQMTVEETGMGMYEHKLIKNTLAAKKSPGIEDLTTEAMSGDDGLTIVEYSPFGVIGAIAPTTNPTETIICNSIGMLAAGNAVVFSPHPRAKNVSLALIKLINKGLEEAGAPKNLIVTVREPSIENTTLMMENPKVRMLVATGGPAIVKTVLSSGKKAIGAGAGNPPVVVDETADIEKAADDIVKGCSFDNNLPCIAEKEILAVDSIADYLIFNMKKFGAYEVKDQTLIKQLEELVINEKGGPKTSFVGKSAPYILSKLGIEVGSEIKVILMETSVAHPFVQTELMMPILPLVRVKDVDEAIDLAIEVEHGNRHTAMMHSKNVDKLTKMAKLIQTTIFVKNGPSYAGIGVGGEGHTTFTIAGPTGEGLTSAKSFARKRKCVLVGGLDVR from the coding sequence ATGAATATAGATGTAAAAATGATAGAGGAATTAGTAAAAAAAGTAATTGAGAGCGTAGGCGAAGAGGCTTCTATGCAAAATGAAGATTATAACTACGGGATCTTTGATCATATGGGTGATGCGGTAGAAGCCGCAGCGACTGCTCAAAAAAAATATTTAAATTGCAGCATGTCAAACCGAGCAGAATATGTGGAAGTCATTCGCAATGTTGTGCTGAAAAAAGAGAATTTAGAATTTATTTCACAGATGACGGTAGAAGAAACCGGAATGGGAATGTATGAGCACAAACTGATTAAGAATACATTGGCAGCAAAGAAATCACCGGGAATTGAAGATTTAACGACGGAAGCCATGTCGGGTGATGATGGATTGACAATTGTAGAATATTCTCCGTTTGGAGTCATCGGTGCAATTGCCCCGACCACGAATCCAACCGAAACGATTATCTGCAATTCAATTGGCATGCTAGCAGCAGGGAATGCGGTAGTATTCAGCCCACATCCCAGAGCAAAAAACGTATCTTTGGCTTTGATTAAGTTAATCAATAAAGGGCTGGAAGAAGCCGGCGCACCGAAAAATTTGATCGTTACGGTAAGAGAGCCATCGATTGAAAACACAACTTTAATGATGGAAAACCCTAAAGTCAGAATGCTTGTAGCTACTGGCGGACCGGCGATTGTAAAAACAGTATTGTCAAGCGGTAAAAAAGCAATTGGTGCTGGTGCAGGCAATCCGCCGGTTGTAGTAGATGAGACAGCTGACATTGAAAAAGCGGCAGACGATATTGTAAAAGGCTGCAGCTTTGATAACAACCTTCCTTGCATTGCAGAAAAAGAAATACTTGCGGTTGATTCGATTGCTGATTATCTGATTTTCAATATGAAAAAGTTTGGTGCGTATGAAGTGAAAGACCAGACGCTTATCAAGCAGTTGGAAGAACTGGTTATCAATGAAAAGGGAGGACCGAAAACTAGCTTTGTAGGAAAGAGTGCACCGTATATTCTTTCTAAGCTTGGAATCGAAGTTGGTTCTGAAATAAAAGTGATACTGATGGAAACTTCTGTTGCGCACCCTTTTGTACAAACCGAACTGATGATGCCGATTTTACCGCTTGTGCGTGTAAAAGACGTAGATGAGGCGATTGATCTTGCGATTGAAGTGGAACACGGAAACAGGCATACTGCAATGATGCATTCAAAGAATGTAGATAAGCTGACAAAGATGGCAAAATTGATACAAACTACTATTTTTGTGAAAAATGGACCTTCGTATGCCGGCATTGGTGTAGGCGGAGAGGGGCATACCACATTTACCATTGCAGGCCCTACCGGAGAAGGCCTTACCTCTGCGAAATCTTTCGCAAGAAAGCGAAAGTGTGTCCTTGTCGGCGGATTGGATGTAAGGTAA
- a CDS encoding SLBB domain-containing protein, translated as MEKSLTTLVEEAGIVGAGGAGFPSHVKYNAKAEYVIINGAECEPLLRVDQQLMASEADKILQALQLIVEHVGAKAGYIALKRKYHRAEEALSERISSYPSCKIHFLDNFYPAGDEQVIVYEVTKRIVPEGGLPLNVGVIVTNVETALNVYEAYTNQKPVTEKYLTVTGEVASQITVKVPLGITVKEAIDLAGGVTVKDFKVINGGPMMGKLISVDEVITKTVKGLIVLPANHSLITSLTKEVSSMMREARTACMHCSLCTEVCPRGLLGHRLEPHKLIRIPSYGKMCDSNTTAVHAFLCCGCRLCEYACVQDLQPWKMNAILKSELLNQGIRNNLNLQPDKAAMFREYKKYPVNKLISKLGLAKYDKPAPIIVSEKAFQTVTIPFRQHVGAPSEPVVKVGVTVQKGDLVAKISEGKLGSNIHASISGVVTAVTNENIRIQM; from the coding sequence ATGGAAAAAAGTTTAACAACTTTAGTAGAAGAAGCAGGAATTGTAGGCGCAGGGGGTGCTGGATTTCCCAGCCATGTAAAATATAATGCAAAGGCCGAATATGTCATTATAAATGGTGCGGAATGCGAGCCTCTTTTAAGAGTGGATCAGCAATTGATGGCTAGTGAAGCTGATAAAATTTTACAAGCGCTGCAGCTGATTGTCGAACATGTAGGTGCGAAGGCAGGATATATCGCTTTAAAAAGGAAATACCACCGTGCTGAAGAGGCTTTGAGCGAGCGTATAAGCAGTTATCCAAGCTGTAAAATTCACTTTTTAGATAATTTTTACCCCGCCGGTGATGAACAAGTCATTGTTTATGAAGTGACAAAGAGAATTGTTCCGGAAGGCGGGCTGCCGTTAAATGTCGGAGTCATTGTGACAAATGTTGAAACTGCGCTGAATGTGTATGAAGCATACACAAATCAGAAACCGGTAACGGAGAAGTATTTAACGGTGACCGGTGAAGTGGCGAGTCAAATCACCGTAAAAGTGCCGCTAGGAATAACGGTAAAAGAAGCAATTGACTTAGCCGGAGGTGTCACTGTAAAAGATTTTAAAGTTATAAATGGCGGTCCGATGATGGGAAAATTAATTTCCGTTGATGAAGTGATCACAAAGACGGTAAAAGGGCTGATTGTATTACCTGCGAATCATTCTTTAATAACGAGTTTAACAAAAGAGGTTTCCAGTATGATGCGAGAGGCGAGAACTGCATGTATGCATTGTAGTCTATGTACAGAAGTGTGTCCGAGAGGTCTGCTAGGACATCGGCTCGAACCACATAAATTAATTCGAATTCCAAGTTACGGGAAAATGTGTGATTCCAATACAACTGCAGTACATGCTTTTTTGTGTTGTGGATGCCGATTGTGCGAATATGCATGCGTCCAAGATCTGCAGCCTTGGAAAATGAATGCCATTCTCAAAAGTGAATTATTGAATCAAGGAATACGAAACAATTTGAACTTACAACCGGATAAAGCAGCCATGTTTCGAGAGTATAAAAAGTATCCTGTGAATAAACTGATTTCTAAACTGGGGTTGGCGAAGTATGATAAGCCTGCTCCTATCATTGTATCAGAAAAGGCTTTTCAAACGGTAACAATTCCTTTCAGACAGCACGTTGGCGCTCCGTCGGAGCCGGTTGTCAAGGTAGGTGTCACCGTGCAAAAAGGAGATTTAGTTGCAAAGATTTCTGAGGGGAAATTGGGAAGTAATATCCATGCTAGTATTTCCGGTGTTGTTACAGCAGTAACAAACGAAAATATTAGAATTCAAATGTAG
- the rodA gene encoding rod shape-determining protein RodA, with protein sequence MNYFVNLLKNIDKTLLILTVFFAAISVTMIGSTAYAEHFVFNRDMQIQLIAYVIGIFAIAVILLFDYNIFKKLEKVFYVTSILLLLCVYIPGLGSSQKGARGWLNFGPINVQPAELVKITFILMFAHFLCRHKEDLCTFKGIVRCGIYAAPFLFLILIQPDLGNVLVFCVIAAIMIFAAGVDGKLYAKVLGGIAACMPIAYFLMDYHQKIRIDAFLNPSDTSLPGNYQVLQSKIAVGSGGFFGKGLFQGTQKELKFLPVQKSDFIFSVIVEELGMLGGGIVIGLYTMFLYRIMRIIDNAKDLYGALVVTGMFAMFTFQIFENIGMTMGLMPVTGITLPFISYGGSSIVTNMVALGLILNIGMRSKLINF encoded by the coding sequence ATGAACTATTTTGTAAATTTGCTTAAAAATATTGATAAAACACTGCTGATTCTTACAGTTTTTTTTGCAGCAATCAGCGTTACTATGATAGGAAGTACTGCCTATGCAGAACACTTTGTCTTTAACCGGGATATGCAGATACAGTTGATTGCTTATGTAATCGGCATTTTTGCCATTGCAGTCATCCTACTTTTTGATTATAACATATTCAAAAAGTTGGAGAAAGTGTTCTACGTTACATCAATCCTATTACTTCTTTGTGTCTATATTCCAGGTCTTGGCAGCTCTCAGAAAGGAGCACGCGGCTGGCTGAACTTTGGACCGATTAACGTACAGCCTGCTGAACTTGTTAAAATTACTTTTATACTGATGTTTGCTCATTTTCTATGTCGTCATAAAGAGGACTTATGCACTTTTAAAGGAATTGTCCGATGTGGAATCTATGCTGCTCCGTTCTTATTCTTGATCTTAATTCAGCCAGACCTCGGAAACGTTCTAGTCTTTTGCGTCATCGCAGCAATTATGATATTCGCTGCAGGTGTTGATGGCAAACTATATGCCAAGGTCTTGGGTGGCATTGCGGCTTGTATGCCAATTGCTTACTTTTTAATGGATTATCATCAAAAAATAAGAATTGATGCATTCTTAAATCCTTCTGACACTTCCCTGCCTGGAAATTATCAAGTCTTACAATCTAAAATTGCGGTTGGCTCGGGAGGCTTTTTTGGAAAAGGCTTGTTTCAAGGCACGCAGAAAGAATTGAAATTCTTACCGGTTCAAAAATCAGACTTTATTTTCTCAGTAATTGTTGAAGAATTAGGCATGCTGGGTGGAGGAATTGTAATTGGACTCTACACTATGTTTCTCTATCGCATTATGCGGATTATTGATAATGCAAAAGATTTGTATGGTGCGCTTGTCGTAACCGGAATGTTCGCGATGTTTACCTTTCAGATTTTTGAAAACATCGGTATGACAATGGGGCTCATGCCGGTAACAGGCATCACGCTTCCGTTTATCAGCTATGGTGGCAGTTCTATCGTCACGAACATGGTCGCACTTGGACTTATTTTAAATATTGGAATGCGAAGCAAGCTGATTAATTTTTAA
- a CDS encoding cob(I)yrinic acid a,c-diamide adenosyltransferase: MANLYTKTGDKGQTGLVGGSRVSKDSLKVNCYGSIDEVNSMLGFAYSLTKHPYIKESIRCIQKKLFILGAELASDEKGLTLLKTKITADDVSDLEKIVDSCTEKTGKQTQFVVPGVNSASAAMHVARTMIRRSERTVVTAAREEKISEVLMQYVNRLSDAVYALARLEETYEEEIEMRSKVEQTVKEAMKKAGIFKESEAHKVFNLQAVKNMAQHAEEKAKEMGLSIVFSAVDSGGNLILLHRMEESLLISIQVSINKAYTANALKMPTNELAELTIPGAEFYGLQNLDHGKIITFGGGLPCIIGDRLVGAIGVSGGSAQDDTQIAHFALNQVLGGQQK, encoded by the coding sequence TTGGCAAATTTATATACGAAAACAGGTGACAAAGGTCAAACTGGTTTGGTTGGGGGCTCAAGAGTTTCAAAGGATAGTCTGAAGGTAAACTGTTACGGAAGCATTGATGAAGTAAATTCTATGCTGGGATTTGCTTACTCATTAACGAAGCATCCTTACATAAAAGAAAGCATCCGTTGTATACAGAAAAAACTTTTTATACTCGGTGCAGAGCTTGCCAGTGATGAAAAAGGGCTGACCCTTTTGAAAACTAAAATTACTGCAGATGATGTAAGTGATTTAGAAAAGATCGTCGATTCGTGTACGGAGAAGACTGGAAAACAGACGCAGTTTGTGGTACCTGGTGTCAACAGTGCATCGGCAGCAATGCACGTTGCAAGGACAATGATTCGAAGAAGTGAGAGAACGGTCGTCACAGCAGCACGTGAAGAAAAAATAAGCGAAGTATTGATGCAGTATGTAAATCGATTATCCGATGCAGTCTATGCGTTGGCTAGGCTCGAAGAAACATATGAAGAAGAGATCGAGATGAGGTCAAAGGTGGAGCAGACCGTAAAGGAGGCAATGAAGAAAGCAGGGATTTTTAAGGAGAGCGAAGCGCATAAGGTTTTTAATCTGCAAGCTGTAAAAAATATGGCACAGCATGCAGAGGAAAAGGCAAAAGAAATGGGTCTTTCCATTGTATTTTCTGCAGTTGATTCTGGAGGCAATTTAATTTTACTTCACAGGATGGAGGAGTCTTTACTAATTAGTATTCAGGTTTCGATCAATAAAGCATACACGGCAAATGCATTAAAGATGCCAACCAATGAATTGGCAGAATTAACGATACCAGGCGCAGAATTTTACGGGCTTCAAAATCTCGATCATGGAAAAATTATTACATTTGGTGGAGGACTTCCCTGCATTATCGGTGACAGATTAGTGGGTGCCATCGGTGTCAGCGGCGGAAGTGCGCAAGATGATACACAAATTGCACATTTTGCTTTAAACCAAGTCTTAGGAGGTCAGCAAAAATGA
- a CDS encoding 3-hydroxyacyl-CoA dehydrogenase family protein: protein MREIKNIMIAGAGTMGSSMGETFAKYGYDVVLYDIFPQALEKAKNLIALNQQTEVSEGIVTQEESEKLLSRIQYSSDVNCFSNADFVVEAILEKLDIKHKFWGEASSIVPEDAVLCSNTSGLSITKIAEVVKNPERFAGMHWINPPHIIPLIEVIKGEKTTEDNAKVVYDLAIKVKKKPVIVKDAPGFVLNRIQFAIMRECLHIAEQGIASTEGIDDVMKYGLGLRYACLGPFQVADLGGLDIFHNISSYLFADLCNADDSFGLLKGCFENNQFGVKNGAGFYDYSDGKDEEAIKYRDMMFTKLSKCLYEK from the coding sequence ATGCGAGAAATTAAAAATATAATGATTGCAGGTGCCGGAACCATGGGCTCTTCTATGGGAGAAACCTTTGCAAAATATGGATATGATGTTGTTCTTTACGATATCTTTCCGCAAGCATTAGAAAAAGCAAAAAATCTTATCGCTTTAAATCAACAAACGGAAGTCTCTGAAGGGATCGTGACACAAGAAGAATCTGAAAAGCTTTTATCCAGAATTCAATATTCATCGGATGTCAACTGTTTTAGTAATGCCGATTTTGTTGTCGAAGCGATCCTTGAAAAGCTGGATATTAAGCATAAATTTTGGGGAGAAGCTTCTTCAATTGTACCAGAAGATGCTGTTCTTTGCAGTAATACTTCAGGTTTAAGTATTACAAAAATTGCTGAAGTCGTAAAAAATCCTGAAAGATTTGCCGGTATGCACTGGATCAATCCTCCACACATTATTCCGTTAATTGAAGTCATTAAAGGTGAAAAAACAACAGAAGATAACGCAAAAGTGGTATATGATCTAGCAATCAAGGTTAAAAAGAAACCCGTAATCGTAAAAGATGCTCCTGGGTTTGTATTAAATCGAATTCAATTTGCGATCATGAGAGAATGTCTGCACATTGCGGAGCAAGGAATTGCATCTACTGAAGGGATTGATGATGTTATGAAATATGGCCTGGGACTTCGCTATGCTTGCCTGGGACCATTCCAAGTAGCCGATTTGGGAGGCCTTGATATCTTCCATAACATTTCATCTTATTTGTTTGCAGACCTGTGCAATGCAGATGACAGCTTCGGTCTGTTAAAGGGATGCTTTGAAAACAATCAGTTCGGAGTAAAGAACGGAGCAGGTTTTTATGACTACTCCGATGGCAAAGATGAAGAAGCGATTAAATACCGAGATATGATGTTCACGAAGTTATCGAAATGCCTATATGAAAAATAA